One region of Wyeomyia smithii strain HCP4-BCI-WySm-NY-G18 chromosome 3, ASM2978416v1, whole genome shotgun sequence genomic DNA includes:
- the LOC129728508 gene encoding uncharacterized protein LOC129728508, translating to MATTSKKYKGLVRSRNYVVQCVERLDQYLQTTKEFDEQAVRVRMEKLEQKYTEFEEIQNDIEGLDDSEENIADHQQLRAEFEEKYYEVRAGLARKLPQEHATPNTTITHPNQAPHVQSSVRLPQINLPEFDGNFQNWLPFHDTFKALIELSKELSDIQKFHYLRASLKGDALKLIDSYAMSEANYRVAWESLVDRFSNKYLLKKRHLNALFGYTRMRRESAAGLHDLIDCFERNTKILDQLGEKTIGWGAMLVHLMVSKLDDVMQKLWEENVTPDKEPSFASLVEFLKKQTRVLDAVSVDQHMFSTATSFSGSKFRPTKVSVNSATENTPSNCFACSEKHWITKCETFASLPVDKRLQLTNSKRLCSNCLGRNHLARDCPSKYRCKTCSKKHHSLLHPGFPGSGSTSNPNSTSVASNVNSSVPPTTGGALNSGESVSSSVASISSNVVMGQPRSHTFLLTVLLKVKDVWGRTHQARALLDSGSQVNLMSENLCKLLQLSRRDKKVEITGIGRSRSRTAYEVSTTVESRVQNFSTSMDFLVLGQVTSDQPSVSIPLAHLKLPPDMVLADPSFNVSGPIDLILGAQQFYEFHVRDGGRLQVRNFDNTLPVFVNTVFGWVVAGEAKCMKESTLVSCHITKLDSLEKAIEKFWIVEELPVKTPRSQEEEDCETHFVNTFTRDETGRYIVRYPKQMNFAKMIGESKRMALRRFLQTETRLAKDSNLRSQYGDFMKEYIELGHMKCIGGVDDLSLDEGKTVCYLPHHPVFKESSTTTKVRVVYNGSAKTSTNFSLNDALLTGPTIQDDLLSLMLRFRKHAIVLVADVAKMYRQIQVHSDDTSLQRILWRFNPSDPIQVYELQTVTYGLAPSSFLATRVLKQLAIDGSQKYKLGAKAVDEDFYMDDFLSGADTIKEAIQLQKEVQALLAEGGLDLRKWCSNCPQVLENLPTEALGGETTLHFDPEQKIKTLGVGWTTESDQLCIEVQQITNDGCWTKRNIFSAIAKLYDPLGLVSPVVAWAKIKMQHLWLSTVDWDDPVPMDIATKWEEFSTQMSYLEGYKIPRFVFLVGAISTQFHVFADASEVGYGACIYARSTGKDGQIKIELVAAKSRVAPLKRLSLPRLELCAARLGARLYAKVSAALRLEGIPCWFWSDSTVTLHWIQAPPNTWQTFIGNRTAEIQQLTHGYSWNHVKGTDNPADHISRGMLPQQFVINSIWRCGPPWLSKGQENWPKHPTGTPPEDILERRKTVLVIRQPLEHCFLFHRYSSFWRLVRITALILRFANHCRRKFNHYPHLFAVVELEHAKDALTKVAQQEMFTEELKELAQSRPVSNKSSLKLLGPFLDEKGIIRIGGRLERSAENYQTKHPAILPKIHPLTRLITKHYHALCLHSGPRMTLATMRQEFWPINGKVTANLVCSKCPQCFRQNPVPVKQPIGQFPKSRITPSRAFTVVGVDYCGPVYIKPPHRRAAPRKAYIAVFVCFASKAVHLELVSDLSTDAFIAALHRFIAHHGMPSEIHSDNGTNFQGANNTLLELYRLFDNKRIREAITNECSQHRIQWHFIPPRAPSFGGLWEAAVKTAKTSLVKILGSTQLSFEDYATVLSQIEANMNSRPLTSLSNDPLELDVLTPGHFIIGSPLISLPEPNYTNIPTNRLDHYQQLQKLIQQHWDRWRKEYLTELNHQREKATFSTHIQVGQIVLVKEDGKPSISWPLARIEEIHPGADGVVRVATLRTATSTYKRPISRIFPLPDNQQPTAEPDDPPETEEAEKGTTQKRED from the coding sequence ATGGCGACGACGTCCAAAAAGTACAAGGGACTGGTGCGCAGCAGAAACTACGTGGTGCAATGCGTAGAGCGACTGGACCAATACCTGCAAACTACGAAAGAATTCGATGAGCAAGCAGTCAGGGTTCGCATGGAAAAATTGGAGCAGAAATATACGGAATTCGAGGAGATTCAAAACGACATCGAAGGCCTTGACGACAGTGAGGAGAACATAGCCGACCACCAGCAACTTCGGGCCGAGTTCGAGGAAAAGTATTACGAGGTAAGGGCAGGGTTGGCGCGAAAATTACCACAAGAGCATGCGACACCAAATACTACTATTACACATCCAAATCAAGctccacatgttcaatcttccgTACGACTTCCTCAAATAAATCTGCCAGAGTTTGACggcaattttcaaaattggttACCTTTTCACGACACGTTTAAAGCCTTGATTGAATTATCTAAGGAACTCAGCGACATTCAAAAATTCCACTATTTGCGTGCTTCTCTGAAAGGCGATGCTCTTAAGTTGATAGATTCTTATGCGATGAGTGAGGCTAATTATAGGGTTGCTTGGGAAAGTTTAGTCGACAGGTTTTCGAACAAATATCTCCTCAAAAAGCGACACTTGAATGCCTTATTCGGTTACACTCGGATGAGGCGGGAATCAGCGGCTGGTTTACACGATCTTATCGACTGTTTTGAACGTAACACGAAAATTTTGGACCAATTGGGAGAGAAAACGATCGGTTGGGGAGCCATGCTGGTCCATTTGATGGTGTCGAAACTGGACGACGTCATGCAGAAACTATGGGAGGAAAATGTTACACCGGACAAAGAGCCATCTTTTGCGTCGTTGGTCGAATTTCTCAAAAAGCAAACTAGAGTTTTGGATGCGGTTTCGGTCGATCAACATATGTTTTCAACGGCAACATCGTTCAGTGGTAGCAAATTCCGTCCCACTAAAGTTTCGGTCAACTCGGCGACCGAAAATACTCCCTCAAACTGTTTCGCTTGCAGTGAGAAACATTGGATTACCAAGTGTGAAACGTTCGCCAGCCTACCGGTGGACAAACGGCTGCAGCTCACAAATTCTAAGCGTCTCTGCAGCAACTGTCTGGGGCGAAATCACTTGGCGCGAGATTGTCCTTCCAAATATCGATGCAAAACGTGCTCGAAAAAGCATCATTCGTTGCTGCatcctggttttcccggttctgGTTCTACTTCTAATCCTAATTCAACTTCAGTAGCGAGCAACGTGAATTCCTCTGTCCCACCTACAACCGGTGGTGCTCTGAACTCTGGTGAATCGGTTTCTAGTTCGGTGGCATCAATCTCTTCTAATGTGGTGATGGGGCAACCTAGGTCGCACACGTTTTTGCTAACGGTATTGCTTAAGGTGAAGGACGTATGGGGAAGGACCCACCAAGCAAGGGCTCTTCTGGATTCTGGATCACAGGTCAACTTGATGTCTGAAAATCTGTGTAAATTACTTCAGTTATCACGGCGGGACAAGAAGGTGGAAATTACTGGAATTGGACGATCTCGGAGCCGTACAGCATATGAAGTTTCCACCACGGTTGAGTCTCGAGTGCAGAATTTCTCAACGTCAATGGATTTCTTGGTTTTGGGGCAGGTCACCAGCGACCAGCCATCTGTTTCGATACCGCTAGCTCATTTAAAACTTCCCCCTGACATGGTCTTGGCCGATCCCAGTTTCAATGTTTCTGGACCGATTGATTTAATATTGGGTGCGCAGCAATTTTACGAGTTTCATGTACGCGATGGTGGCCGGCTGCAAGTGCGAAATTTCGACAATACGCTACCAGTATTCGTCAATACGGTGTTCGGATGGGTGGTGGCCGGCGAAGCTAAATGCATGAAGGAATCAACACTGGTTAGCTGTCACATCACGAAGCTAGACTCTCTTGAAAAGGCGATCGAAAAGTTTTGGATAGTCGAAGAACTACCGGTTAAAACCCCCCGCTCTCAGGAAGAAGAGGACTGCGAAACACATTTCGTGAACACGTTCACACGAGACGAAACTGGCAGATATATTGTGCGCTACCCTAAGCAGATGAATTTTGCAAAAATGATCGGTGAATCGAAACGAATGGCTTTAAGACGGTTTTTACAAACTGAAACACGGCTGGCAAAGGATTCAAATCTACGCTCGCAGTACGGGGACTTTATGAAGGAGTACATCGAGTTAGGTCATATGAAATGCATCGGCGGCGTGGACGACCTTAGTCTCGACGAAGGTAAAACGGTCTGCTATCTTCCACATCACCCAGTTTTTAAAGAGTCGAGTACTACAACTAAAGTACGGGTGGTATACAATGGGTCTGCTAAAACGTCAACTAATTTCTCTCTTAATGACGCTCTACTAACTGGTCCCACGATTCAAGACGACCTGCTCAGTTTGATGCTCCGCTTCCGAAAACATGCTATAGTTTTGGTTGCTGATGTTGCGAAAATGTATAGGCAGATTCAGGTTCACTCAGACGACACTTCGCTTCAACGCATTCTCTGGCGCTTCAATCCTTCGGATCCAATTCAGGTGTACGAGCTGCAAACTGTCACCTACGGTTTGGCCCCATCGTCGTTTCTCGCCACTCGTGTCTTGAAGCAATTGGCTATAGATGGCAGCCAAAAGTACAAACTTGGAGCAAAGGCCGTAGATGAAGACTTCTATATGGACGATTTTCTCTCGGGGGCGGACACGATCAAAGAAGCGATTCAGCTTCAAAAGGAAGTTCAAGCCCTATTGGCGGAAGGAGGTCTCGATCTACGGAAATGGTGTTCGAACTGCCCACAAGTGCTAGAAAATTTGCCCACTGAAGCACTGGGAGGAGAAACCACCCTGCACTTTGATCCCGAACAGAAAATTAAAACGCTTGGAGTAGGGTGGACAACAGAATCTGATCAGCTTTGCATCGAAGTACAGCAAATTACTAACGACGGTTGTTGGACGAAACGGAACATATTCTCGGCGATTGCGAAACTATACGACCCGCTTGGATTGGTGTCTCCTGTCGTGGCATGGGCGAAAATCAAAATGCAGCATCTCTGGCTATCCACTGTCGACTGGGACGATCCCGTTCCGATGGATATTGCGACCAAATGGGAAGAATTCTCAACGCAAATGTCTTATTTGGAAGGCTACAAGATTCCTCGGTTCGTTTTTCTGGTCGGTGCAATCTCTACCCAGTTTCACGTTTTTGCGGATGCGTCCGAAGTTGGGTATGGTGCCTGCATTTACGCTCGTTCGACTGGCAAGGATGGGCAAATAAAAATTGAGCTCGTCGCGGCAAAATCACGAGTTGCTCCACTCAAACGGCTTAGTCTGCCGCGGCTTGAGCTTTGTGCTGCACGTCTGGGGGCGAGACTCTACGCCAAGGTTTCAGCAGCGCTGCGGTTGGAGGGGATTCCTTGCTGGTTCTGGTCGGACTCAACTGTCACTCTTCATTGGATTCAGGCACCACCTAACACTTGGCAAACGTTTATCGGAAATCGTACAGCTGAAATTCAGCAACTTACCCACGGCTACAGCTGGAATCACGTCAAAGGAACCGACAATCCGGCAGACCATATTTCTAGAGGAATGCTTCCTCAGCAATTTGTCATCAACAGCATCTGGCGCTGTGGCCCACCCTGGCTTTCAAAAGGACAAGAAAACTGGCCTAAACACCCCACTGGAACTCCGCCAGAAGACATACTAGAACGACGAAAAACTGTACTAGTGATACGCCAGCCACTGGAACATTGTTTCCTTTTCCACCGATACTCATCCTTCTGGCGCTTGGTTCGAATTACCGCTTTGATTCTTCGCTTTGCCAACCATTGTCGTCGCAAATTTAATCACTATCCTCACCTATTCGCTGTAGTAGAATTAGAACACGCAAAGGATGCGCTAACGAAAGTTGCACAGCAGGAAATGTTCACTGAGGAGCTGAAGGAACTGGCACAATCCCGACCGGTTTCCAACAAATCATCGTTGAAATTACTTGGTCCTTTTCTCGACGAAAAAGGCATTATTCGTATCGGCGGCAGACTTGAGCGCTCCGCTGAAAACTACCAAACCAAGCACCCAGCGATTTTACCTAAAATACACCCACTCACACGCCTCATCACGAAACACTATCACGCACTATGCTTACACTCTGGTCCTCGCATGACGCTAGCTACGATGAGGCAAGAATTTTGGCCAATCAACGGAAAAGTTACCGCTAATCTTGTGTGTAGTAAGTGTCCGCAATGCTTCCGCCAAAACCCTGTCCCTGTTAAGCAACCCATTGGCCAATTCCCGAAATCCCGCATCACGCCTAGCAGAGCTTTCACCGTCGTCGGAGTGGACTACTGCGGCCCTGTCTACATCAAACCACCACACCGAAGAGCGGCACCACGAAAAGCATACATAGCCGTGTTTGTTTGCTTTGCCTCAAAGGCTGTACACCTCGAGCTCGTCAGCGATTTGTCCACAGATGCCTTCATCGCTGCCCTACATCGTTTTATCGCCCACCATGGTATGCCGTCTGAAATTCACTCGGACAACGGGACAAATTTTCAAGGAGCGAACAACACTCTGCTAGAACTGTACCGCCTCTTCGACAACAAACGCATCCGGGAAGCTATAACTAACGAATGCAGCCAGCACCGAATCCAGTGGCACTTCATTCCACCACGGGCACCTTCTTTCGGCGGCCTATGGGAGGCTGCAGTGAAAACCGCGAAAACATCACTGGTAAAAATTCTTGGCAGCACCCAGCTCTCCTTTGAGGATTACGCGACCGTGCTTTCCCAGATCGAAGCCAACATGAATAGCCGTCCACTGACATCGCTATCGAACGATCCTTTGGAGCTAGACGTTCTCACTCCCGGTCATTTCATCATCGGATCGCCACTTATCAGCCTACCGGAGCCGAATTACACAAACATCCCCACCAATCGGCTTGATCACTACCAGCAGCTGCAAAAACTCATCCAACAACATTGGGACCGGTGGAGGAAAGAATACCTCACAGAACTCAACCATCAGCGAGAGAAGGCTACATTTTCAACCCACATCCAGGTCGGACAGATTGTTTTGGTCAAGGAGGACGGAAAACCTTCCATCTCTTGGCCTCTCGCACGGATAGAAGAAATTCATCCCGGAGCCGACGGAGTGGTACGAGTTGCCACTTTGCGAACAGCTACTTCGACCTACAAACGCCCTATTTCGCGGATTTTTCCACTCCCCGACAACCAGCAACCAACAGCCGAACCAGATGATCCTCCAGAAACCGAAGAAGCTGAAAAAGGTACAACACAAAAAAGAGAAGATTAA